A region from the Nitrospira sp. genome encodes:
- a CDS encoding DUF86 domain-containing protein, protein MPKDDLVYVGHMLDKAQETLSLVHEKTRQDYDRDTVLRLALTHLIQVIGEAARRVSPPFRERYPEIPWDAIAGMRNKIVHDYMDVDEDIVWDSVAHELPLLVEELKRIVPSENL, encoded by the coding sequence ATGCCGAAGGATGACCTGGTCTATGTCGGCCACATGCTGGACAAAGCCCAGGAAACACTCTCGCTAGTTCACGAGAAAACTCGCCAAGATTACGATCGTGATACCGTCCTCCGCTTAGCTCTCACACATCTGATCCAAGTAATAGGAGAAGCAGCCCGCCGTGTCTCTCCCCCATTCCGTGAGAGGTACCCAGAGATTCCGTGGGACGCCATCGCGGGTATGAGGAACAAGATCGTGCACGATTACATGGATGTGGACGAAGACATCGTCTGGGATTCCGTGGCCCATGAATTGCCTTTGCTGGTGGAAGAATTGAAACGGATCGTTCCAAGCGAGAACTTGTAA